In a genomic window of Venatoribacter cucullus:
- a CDS encoding L,D-transpeptidase family protein, which yields MKRVTETRKPHRAVALTGIIGLVCIVLLFAALAASLNTKPYMPPKVAQKYMEQWLIESSREVAGVVRLKHAKALEPFYLRRDYQPVWMDSYELTPAAMELLQVLRETAADDWRNYGYELATLEREANRLSNIPKQATAVEVLLTDAFITYAQQSLNAQLLPDTGEGDHPSIRRVAAISQEPLVGEEQIIDLLHDSVRRNDLNALVARLTPSHPGYLRLRKELNRYLAIANSGQWVPLPDKLSLQLQDRHAAVPQLRWLLTQTGDMPKPALSWLFKQEEQQPRVPAAGAEADLSLNEYLFDNDLANAVKSFQRRHNLPDTGHVDARTLVWLRVPPHQMAQKIALNMKRWRHLPAELGNRYVMVNMADYRLQMINGNSVELDMKVIIGNLQRRTPVMAQTISTLELAPTWSVPKRIAINSLLPKIRRNPNYLDEKGYQIIGKVDGIDQFISPHDIDWNKVTPQNFPYRLIQKAGDENALGSIKFLLPNDKDIYLHDTSQPELFGLHNRALSSGCVRVEQPRLLAEKLLRGQQGWTRRHIDSAIDQNRTTRIRLQEEVPVYLMYWTTWVDEKGTLQVRDDVYQRDLIAGLPPINPEVSL from the coding sequence ATGAAACGAGTGACAGAAACCCGGAAACCGCATCGTGCAGTGGCACTCACCGGCATTATTGGTCTGGTGTGTATTGTCCTGTTGTTTGCGGCTCTGGCAGCCAGCCTCAACACCAAGCCCTATATGCCGCCCAAAGTGGCACAAAAGTATATGGAGCAATGGTTGATTGAATCCTCCCGCGAGGTGGCGGGCGTGGTGCGCCTGAAACATGCCAAAGCTCTGGAGCCCTTTTATCTGCGCCGTGACTACCAGCCGGTGTGGATGGACAGTTACGAATTAACCCCCGCCGCCATGGAATTACTGCAGGTGCTGCGCGAAACCGCCGCCGATGACTGGCGTAACTATGGTTACGAGCTGGCTACCCTGGAACGTGAAGCCAACCGTTTATCCAACATTCCCAAGCAAGCCACCGCCGTTGAAGTGCTGCTGACGGATGCCTTTATCACCTATGCGCAACAGTCACTGAACGCGCAGTTACTGCCCGACACCGGGGAGGGAGACCACCCCAGCATCCGCCGGGTAGCCGCCATCAGCCAGGAGCCGTTAGTCGGTGAAGAGCAGATTATTGATCTGCTGCACGATTCTGTCCGCCGCAATGATCTGAATGCTCTGGTTGCGCGCCTTACCCCCTCCCATCCGGGCTATCTGCGCCTGCGCAAAGAACTGAACCGTTATCTGGCCATTGCCAACTCCGGCCAATGGGTGCCGCTGCCGGATAAGCTCAGCCTGCAACTGCAGGATCGCCACGCCGCGGTTCCCCAGCTGCGCTGGCTGCTGACCCAGACCGGCGATATGCCCAAACCGGCGTTATCCTGGCTGTTCAAACAGGAAGAACAACAGCCCCGCGTGCCGGCTGCCGGCGCCGAGGCCGACCTGTCACTGAACGAATATCTGTTTGATAACGACCTGGCCAATGCGGTGAAATCTTTCCAGCGCCGGCATAACCTGCCCGATACCGGCCATGTTGATGCCCGCACACTGGTCTGGCTGCGGGTGCCGCCGCACCAGATGGCACAGAAAATTGCCCTGAATATGAAACGCTGGCGCCACCTGCCGGCCGAATTAGGCAACCGTTATGTGATGGTCAACATGGCCGATTACCGCCTGCAGATGATTAACGGCAACTCGGTTGAGCTGGATATGAAGGTGATTATCGGCAATCTGCAGCGCCGCACCCCGGTGATGGCGCAAACCATCAGTACGCTGGAGCTGGCGCCCACCTGGTCAGTGCCGAAGCGTATCGCCATTAACAGCCTGCTGCCGAAAATCCGCCGTAATCCCAATTATCTGGACGAAAAGGGTTACCAGATTATTGGCAAAGTAGACGGTATTGATCAGTTTATTTCCCCGCACGATATCGACTGGAACAAAGTGACACCGCAGAATTTTCCTTACCGCCTGATTCAGAAAGCCGGTGATGAAAATGCCCTGGGATCGATCAAATTCCTGCTGCCGAACGATAAAGACATTTACCTGCACGACACCTCACAGCCCGAGCTGTTCGGTCTGCACAACCGCGCTCTCAGCTCCGGTTGTGTACGGGTAGAACAGCCACGCCTGCTGGCTGAAAAATTATTACGCGGCCAGCAGGGCTGGACCCGCCGCCATATTGATTCGGCCATTGACCAGAACCGCACCACCCGTATCCGCCTGCAGGAAGAAGTACCGGTTTACCTGATGTACTGGACCACCTGGGTGGACGAAAAAGGCACCCTGCAGGTACGTGATGATGTGTACCAGCGCGACCTGATCGCCGGGCTGCCGCCCATCAACCCGGAAGTCAGCCTGTAA
- a CDS encoding patatin-like phospholipase family protein, whose protein sequence is MLSALKIFAGPEALAHIRNHGLSAADIRMVLGASGGPKWLSLAAIDRYLLSEWFAGRTEPLHLLGTSAGGWRLACYAQNNPLAAHARFQEAYMAQQYSLQPTAQEVGAGCRVILQEILGKTGAQEIIANPVVRYHTLVARCRGLGGSEQKWLQTLGMAGAMASNLVSRSAMRPFVERVLFHHPDKPPVTHFPHLPARQVTLTAENIAPAILATGAIPVAISGVQDIPGAPRGTYRDGGITDYQFDLPVLPEQGFVLYPHYFASPPKGGWFDKKLRWRQAAREHYRRTIIVAPSWEFAATLPGGRIPDLQDFYQFTDYNERRARWNKAVGECERLGDALADIDQRQRWAEVAEPLPW, encoded by the coding sequence ATGTTATCTGCCCTGAAAATCTTTGCCGGCCCCGAGGCGCTGGCGCATATCCGCAACCATGGCCTGAGTGCTGCCGATATCCGTATGGTGCTGGGGGCTTCCGGTGGCCCTAAATGGCTGTCGCTGGCGGCCATTGACCGCTATTTACTCAGTGAGTGGTTTGCCGGCCGTACCGAACCCCTGCACCTGCTGGGCACCTCGGCCGGCGGTTGGCGGCTGGCCTGTTACGCCCAGAATAATCCGCTGGCGGCGCACGCCCGTTTTCAGGAAGCCTATATGGCGCAGCAATATTCGCTGCAACCCACGGCGCAGGAAGTGGGTGCCGGTTGTCGGGTGATTCTGCAGGAAATTCTGGGTAAAACCGGGGCGCAGGAAATTATTGCCAACCCGGTCGTGCGCTATCACACGCTGGTGGCGCGTTGCCGTGGCCTGGGTGGGTCGGAGCAGAAATGGCTGCAGACACTGGGCATGGCCGGCGCCATGGCTTCCAACTTAGTCAGTCGCAGTGCCATGCGGCCCTTTGTTGAGCGGGTGCTGTTTCATCATCCGGATAAACCACCGGTGACGCATTTCCCGCATTTGCCGGCCCGGCAGGTGACCCTGACAGCGGAGAATATTGCCCCGGCCATTCTCGCCACCGGTGCCATTCCGGTGGCCATCAGCGGCGTGCAGGATATTCCCGGTGCCCCGCGCGGCACATACCGCGATGGCGGTATTACCGACTACCAGTTTGATTTACCCGTGCTGCCGGAACAGGGCTTTGTGCTGTATCCGCATTATTTTGCCAGCCCACCGAAAGGTGGCTGGTTTGATAAAAAACTGCGCTGGCGCCAAGCGGCGCGCGAGCATTACCGCCGCACCATTATTGTGGCGCCGTCGTGGGAATTTGCCGCCACCTTACCGGGTGGCCGCATTCCTGACCTGCAGGATTTTTACCAGTTTACCGACTATAACGAACGCCGCGCGCGCTGGAACAAAGCGGTGGGCGAGTGTGAACGGCTGGGGGATGCGCTGGCCGATATTGATCAGCGCCAGCGCTGGGCGGAAGTGGCGGAACCGCTGCCCTGGTAA
- a CDS encoding DUF882 domain-containing protein — MLNRRHFLRQAACLGAAGVAGLSSAPLLAQPQSGMTDQAERTLRVYNIHTGEYLTTTFWADGQYQDEEIQALDLLLRDHRANQAMAMQRELYEKMFHLQELFSSREPLYVISGYRSPGTNSGLRQVSNGVAENSLHMQGRAVDIRIPGVSHRHLHKAALAMRSGGVGYYPKSGYIHLDTGRVRSWTI; from the coding sequence ATGCTGAACCGTCGTCATTTCCTGCGCCAGGCAGCCTGCCTGGGTGCGGCCGGGGTTGCCGGCCTGTCTTCCGCACCATTACTGGCTCAGCCCCAGAGCGGAATGACAGATCAGGCCGAACGCACGCTGCGGGTGTACAACATCCATACCGGCGAATACCTGACCACCACGTTCTGGGCCGACGGCCAGTATCAGGATGAGGAAATTCAGGCACTGGATTTATTATTGCGCGACCACCGTGCCAATCAGGCCATGGCCATGCAGCGCGAACTGTATGAAAAGATGTTCCATCTGCAGGAGCTGTTCAGCAGCCGCGAACCACTCTATGTTATTTCCGGCTACCGCTCACCAGGCACCAATTCCGGTTTGCGCCAGGTAAGTAACGGCGTGGCCGAAAACAGTCTGCATATGCAGGGCCGCGCGGTGGATATCCGTATTCCCGGCGTGTCGCACCGGCATCTGCACAAAGCCGCGCTGGCCATGCGTTCCGGTGGCGTGGGGTATTACCCGAAGAGTGGTTACATTCATCTGGATACCGGCCGCGTACGCAGCTGGACGATATAA
- a CDS encoding HAD family hydrolase, with translation MALAIFDLDHTLLDGDSDHAFGQFLVDQGMVDPQVHKHRNDHFYQQYKAGTLDIHEYLEFALRPLTEYSLQEMLDARQTFLQERVVPLISQKSRDLIAHHKRLGDTLLIITATNGFVTYPIAELLGIEHIIAPHPEFIDGGYTGKITGTPSFQHGKVIRLQDWLAGQGFDLTGSWFYSDSHNDLPLLEVVDHPVAVDPDERLEAIARQRGWPIISLRD, from the coding sequence GTGGCACTGGCAATTTTTGATCTTGATCACACCCTGCTCGACGGCGACAGCGACCATGCTTTTGGTCAGTTCCTGGTTGATCAGGGCATGGTCGATCCTCAGGTTCACAAACACCGGAACGACCATTTTTACCAACAATACAAAGCCGGCACGCTGGACATTCACGAATATCTGGAATTTGCCCTGCGCCCGCTCACCGAATATTCGCTGCAAGAGATGCTGGACGCCCGCCAGACCTTTCTGCAGGAACGGGTAGTACCGCTGATTTCGCAGAAAAGCCGCGACCTGATCGCTCATCACAAGCGCCTCGGTGATACCTTGCTGATTATCACGGCCACCAACGGTTTTGTGACCTATCCCATAGCCGAGCTGCTGGGAATTGAGCATATTATTGCCCCGCATCCGGAATTTATTGACGGTGGCTATACCGGCAAAATTACCGGGACGCCCAGTTTTCAACACGGTAAGGTCATCCGTCTGCAGGACTGGCTGGCCGGGCAGGGTTTTGATCTGACCGGCAGCTGGTTCTACAGTGACTCGCATAACGATCTGCCGTTATTGGAAGTGGTCGATCACCCGGTCGCTGTCGATCCGGACGAACGCCTGGAAGCCATTGCCCGCCAACGCGGCTGGCCCATCATCAGTCTCAGGGATTAA
- the thyA gene encoding thymidylate synthase, producing MKQYLDLMRHVREHGTFKEDRTGTGTYSCFGYQMRFDLSQGFPLVTTKKLHLRSIIHELLWFLSGDTNIRYLKENGVSIWDEWADAEGNLGPVYGSQWRSWPTADGRHIDQITQVVEQIKNNPDSRRLIVSAWNVGEIQNMALPPCHAFFQFYVADGKLSCQLYQRSADIFLGVPFNIASYALLVHMVAQQCDLDVGDFVWTGGDVHLYANHLEQTDLQLSREPLPLPQLVIQRKPASLFDYHFDDFVIEGYQHHPHIKAPVAV from the coding sequence ATGAAACAGTATCTCGATCTGATGCGTCATGTGCGTGAGCATGGCACCTTTAAAGAAGACCGCACCGGCACCGGCACTTATAGCTGTTTCGGTTACCAGATGCGCTTTGATCTGAGCCAGGGCTTTCCGCTGGTCACCACCAAAAAACTGCATCTGCGTTCGATTATTCATGAGCTGCTGTGGTTTTTAAGCGGCGATACCAACATTCGTTATCTGAAAGAAAATGGCGTGTCCATCTGGGACGAATGGGCCGATGCCGAGGGCAATCTGGGCCCGGTATACGGTTCGCAGTGGCGCAGCTGGCCAACCGCCGATGGCCGCCATATTGACCAGATTACCCAGGTGGTGGAGCAGATTAAAAACAACCCGGATTCCCGCCGGCTGATTGTGTCGGCCTGGAACGTGGGCGAAATTCAGAACATGGCCCTGCCGCCCTGCCATGCGTTTTTCCAGTTCTACGTCGCCGATGGCAAATTGTCCTGCCAGCTGTATCAGCGCAGTGCCGATATTTTTCTCGGTGTGCCGTTTAACATCGCCAGCTATGCCTTGCTGGTGCACATGGTGGCGCAGCAATGTGATCTGGACGTGGGTGATTTTGTCTGGACCGGCGGTGACGTGCATCTGTACGCCAACCATCTGGAGCAGACCGATCTGCAGCTGAGCCGTGAACCGCTGCCGTTGCCGCAGCTGGTAATCCAGCGTAAACCGGCCAGCCTGTTCGATTACCACTTCGATGATTTTGTCATCGAAGGCTACCAGCATCACCCGCATATCAAGGCGCCGGTCGCGGTCTGA
- the lgt gene encoding prolipoprotein diacylglyceryl transferase, translating to MLTYPAIDPVAIAIGPLKIHWYGLMYLLAFATAWALAVYRVRKPGSGWTEAQVSDLLFYCAMGIILGGRVGYVLFYNFPQFLQDPLWLFRVWEGGMAFHGGLLGVLIAVALFGHRYKKNFFAVGDFVAPFVPIGLMFGRIGNFIGGELWGRVADPASVPWAMVFPRGGELPRHPSQLYQAALEGFLLFVILWFYSSRPRPQRAVGAAFLFGYGIFRTIAEFFREPDAHIGFDMFGWLSRGQLLSIPMIIIGAVLLVHAYRSADPKGQQV from the coding sequence ATGCTGACTTACCCTGCAATTGATCCGGTGGCCATTGCCATCGGGCCGCTGAAAATTCACTGGTACGGGCTGATGTATCTGCTGGCCTTTGCCACCGCCTGGGCGCTGGCGGTTTACCGGGTGCGCAAGCCCGGTTCCGGCTGGACTGAGGCGCAGGTATCCGACTTGCTGTTTTACTGCGCCATGGGGATTATTCTGGGCGGCCGTGTAGGCTACGTTCTGTTTTATAACTTCCCGCAGTTTCTGCAGGACCCGTTATGGCTGTTCCGGGTGTGGGAAGGTGGTATGGCGTTCCATGGTGGTTTGCTGGGCGTGCTTATTGCTGTGGCGCTGTTCGGGCACCGTTATAAAAAGAATTTCTTTGCGGTGGGCGATTTTGTTGCGCCCTTTGTGCCCATTGGTCTGATGTTCGGCCGTATCGGTAACTTTATCGGTGGCGAGCTGTGGGGGCGCGTGGCCGACCCGGCTTCGGTACCCTGGGCCATGGTCTTTCCGCGGGGCGGTGAGTTGCCCCGGCACCCGTCGCAGTTGTATCAGGCGGCACTGGAAGGCTTTTTGTTGTTTGTTATTTTGTGGTTTTACTCGTCGCGGCCGCGCCCGCAGCGGGCAGTGGGGGCCGCATTTTTGTTCGGCTACGGGATATTCCGTACCATTGCCGAATTCTTCCGCGAGCCGGATGCGCACATTGGTTTTGATATGTTTGGTTGGCTCAGCCGTGGCCAGTTGCTGAGCATCCCGATGATTATTATTGGTGCGGTGCTGCTGGTGCACGCTTACCGCAGTGCTGACCCGAAAGGACAACAGGTATGA
- a CDS encoding NRDE family protein, which translates to MCLIAFDWQPGERLVLTANRDEFFQRPSAPLSVWEEQPQIIAGRDLQQGGTWLGLSRDYRVAALTNVRAPGIGPAQPRSRGHLVSQFLLQPHSPAAYARTLQQQAHEFAPFNLLLGDRQQLWYLSNYPHWRCEALPAGLYGLSNASLNTPWPKTRLAQQQLQQWLRQPADIRSLAGLLNRRQPFADHELPATGVPLEWERRLSAQFIQTPGYGTRCSTGLWLDSRGAGIAEISWDETGTAQAEHSLQL; encoded by the coding sequence ATGTGTTTAATCGCCTTTGACTGGCAACCCGGCGAACGGCTGGTACTGACGGCCAATCGTGATGAGTTTTTTCAGCGCCCCAGCGCGCCACTGAGCGTTTGGGAGGAGCAGCCACAGATTATTGCCGGCCGCGACCTGCAACAGGGCGGCACCTGGCTGGGCCTCAGCCGCGACTACCGTGTTGCCGCTCTTACCAATGTGCGTGCCCCGGGTATTGGCCCGGCGCAGCCGCGTTCCCGCGGTCATCTGGTCAGCCAGTTTCTGTTACAGCCGCACAGCCCGGCCGCTTATGCCCGCACTCTGCAGCAACAGGCCCATGAATTTGCCCCCTTCAACCTGCTGCTGGGCGACCGGCAGCAGCTGTGGTACCTCAGTAATTATCCGCACTGGCGCTGTGAAGCCTTGCCGGCCGGTCTTTATGGTCTGAGTAATGCCAGCCTGAACACCCCTTGGCCGAAAACCCGGCTGGCGCAACAACAATTACAGCAATGGCTGCGCCAACCGGCGGATATCCGCTCGCTGGCCGGACTGCTTAACCGACGCCAACCCTTTGCGGACCATGAATTACCCGCCACCGGCGTACCGCTGGAGTGGGAGCGCCGGCTGTCGGCCCAGTTTATTCAGACACCCGGCTACGGCACCCGCTGTTCCACGGGCCTGTGGCTGGACAGCCGCGGGGCCGGCATCGCTGAAATCAGCTGGGATGAAACCGGCACCGCCCAGGCGGAACACAGCCTGCAGCTCTGA
- the rppH gene encoding RNA pyrophosphohydrolase, whose protein sequence is MIDEYGYRPNVGIILCNDHGQVLWARRIGQDAWQFPQGGIKEGETPEKALFRELQEEVGLSPQQVQILGCTRGWLRYRLPRRMVRHDSRPVCVGQKQKWFLLKLISDDSSINVSATNKPEFDGWSWVSYWFPLGNVVAFKRDVYRRAMTELAPRIAKLQRRAG, encoded by the coding sequence GTGATAGACGAATATGGTTACCGCCCGAACGTCGGCATTATCCTCTGTAATGATCATGGCCAGGTGCTGTGGGCGCGGCGCATTGGTCAGGATGCCTGGCAGTTTCCTCAGGGCGGTATTAAAGAAGGCGAAACACCAGAAAAAGCCTTATTCCGTGAACTGCAGGAAGAAGTTGGCCTGAGCCCGCAGCAGGTACAGATTTTGGGCTGCACCCGGGGCTGGCTGCGTTACCGGCTGCCGCGCCGCATGGTTCGTCACGACAGTCGCCCGGTCTGTGTGGGGCAGAAACAAAAGTGGTTTTTGCTGAAACTCATCAGCGATGATTCCAGTATTAACGTCAGTGCCACTAATAAACCCGAATTCGACGGCTGGAGCTGGGTCAGTTACTGGTTCCCGCTGGGTAATGTGGTGGCGTTCAAACGCGATGTTTACCGTCGCGCCATGACCGAGCTGGCGCCACGCATTGCCAAACTTCAGCGCAGGGCAGGTTAA
- a CDS encoding dihydrofolate reductase, whose product MSLSLIVALARNHTIGIDNKLPWYLPNDLKYFKQVTMGKTIIMGRKTYESIGKPLPGRTNIVITRQPDYVPPNANDSVKVVASLAAAQALAEQLGLINGQDEAMIIGGAEIYTQALPLVDRMYLTEVHAEVDGDAFFPEFDRSVWQEMAREDFAAEGGNPYDYSFVVYQRRA is encoded by the coding sequence ATGAGCCTGTCTTTAATTGTGGCGCTGGCCCGCAATCACACCATTGGCATCGACAATAAATTACCCTGGTATCTGCCCAATGACCTGAAGTATTTCAAGCAGGTGACCATGGGCAAAACCATCATCATGGGCCGCAAAACCTATGAAAGCATCGGCAAGCCCCTGCCGGGCCGCACCAATATTGTGATTACCCGCCAGCCGGATTACGTACCGCCCAATGCCAACGACAGCGTGAAAGTGGTTGCTTCGCTGGCCGCGGCGCAGGCGCTGGCAGAACAGCTGGGGCTGATTAACGGCCAGGACGAGGCCATGATCATCGGCGGCGCGGAAATCTACACTCAGGCGCTGCCGCTGGTGGATCGTATGTACCTGACCGAGGTGCACGCCGAGGTGGACGGCGATGCCTTTTTTCCGGAATTTGACCGCAGCGTGTGGCAGGAAATGGCACGCGAAGACTTCGCCGCCGAAGGCGGTAACCCCTACGACTACAGCTTTGTGGTGTATCAGCGCCGCGCCTGA
- a CDS encoding sulfite exporter TauE/SafE family protein, which yields MLFLLFLLVGAVAGVLAGLFGIGGGLIIVPVLVVTFAAQGVSESVLTHMAVATSLATIVLTSASSVREHHRHGAIDWSLVGVMTVGILAGTALGVTVIAGVSGHVLQSIIGVFALLVAAKMYFGIEPPGSGQRPGNAGLVGAGGVIGFASSWFGIGGGTLTVPYLTWMKVPMRHAVATSAACGIPIALTGAISNVVAGWNHADLPAWSSGFLYWPAIIGIGLASMPCAKIGARLAHRLDQALLKKLFALLLVVVGLNFLLL from the coding sequence ATGCTGTTTCTGTTATTTCTGCTGGTCGGCGCCGTGGCCGGGGTGCTGGCCGGTTTATTCGGCATCGGCGGCGGTCTGATTATTGTGCCGGTACTGGTGGTTACCTTTGCCGCGCAGGGCGTGAGTGAGTCAGTACTTACCCATATGGCGGTCGCGACCTCGCTGGCGACCATTGTGCTGACTTCGGCCAGTTCGGTGCGCGAGCATCATCGCCACGGCGCCATCGACTGGTCGCTGGTGGGCGTTATGACGGTCGGCATTCTGGCCGGCACGGCGCTGGGGGTAACGGTGATTGCCGGGGTGTCCGGGCATGTGCTGCAAAGTATTATCGGGGTGTTTGCCCTGCTGGTAGCGGCCAAAATGTACTTTGGTATTGAGCCGCCGGGTTCCGGTCAGCGTCCGGGTAATGCGGGGCTGGTGGGTGCGGGCGGCGTCATCGGCTTTGCCTCGTCCTGGTTTGGTATTGGTGGTGGTACGTTAACGGTGCCCTATTTAACCTGGATGAAAGTGCCGATGCGCCATGCGGTGGCCACGTCGGCGGCCTGCGGCATTCCGATTGCGCTGACCGGTGCCATCAGTAACGTGGTGGCAGGCTGGAATCATGCGGATTTGCCAGCCTGGAGCAGTGGCTTTTTGTATTGGCCGGCCATTATCGGTATCGGCCTGGCCAGTATGCCCTGCGCCAAAATCGGTGCGCGCTTAGCGCACCGGCTGGATCAGGCACTGCTGAAAAAACTCTTTGCTTTGCTGCTGGTGGTGGTGGGGCTTAACTTTTTGTTGTTGTAA
- the ptsP gene encoding phosphoenolpyruvate--protein phosphotransferase, whose translation MLDILRRIVQEVSSATDLSDALNVVVARIREAMHTEVCSVYLFDADSKRYVLMATEGLNPEAVGRVSLSSSQGLVGLVGSREEPINVDNAPAHPKFHFLSETGEDPFLSFLGVPIIHHKRLMGVMVVQQRDSRQFDESEEAFLVTMSAQLAGVIAHAEATGNILEMSGHTKERRSTRFNGAPGAPGVGIGTVYVLSPPADLSGVVDREAESADEEVQRFDAALQAARDEVRALAAKLSGELRPEEMALFDVYLSMLDDNALGAEVRTRIRETNNWAQGALRQVVMQYVGHFQLMEDVYLRERATDILDLGTRILAHLQGSDAHAQERDFPADCILVSEELTPAMLGEVPASKLRGLVSVKGSSNSHVAILARAMGVPTVMGVVDVPYTQLHGLELIVDGYRGQIFSSPTDELRQQYQAIYDEEQALQQDLQILRDLPAETRDGYRIPLWVNTGLITDAVRSLDRGAEGVGLYRTEVPFMMKDRFPSENEQQKIYRQQLETFAPAPVTMRTLDIGGDKSLTYFPINEANPFLGWRGIRVTLDHPEIFLVQIRAMIKASEGLNNLRVMLPMISSVNEVDEALHLIYRAHAEVLEEGFDVEMPQVGVMIEIPAAVYQIRELGQRVDFLSVGSNDLTQYLLAVDRNNPRVADLYQAFHPAVLNALKQIADGAHAIGKPVSVCGELAGNPMGAVLLMAMGYDMLSMNATNLPKVKSVIRGVNMAWAKDLMQQVLTLESAPVITATLQLSLEKAGFGRIIGPAR comes from the coding sequence ATGCTCGATATACTCCGGCGCATCGTTCAGGAAGTCAGCTCAGCCACCGATCTGAGTGACGCCCTGAATGTGGTGGTTGCCCGCATCCGCGAGGCAATGCACACCGAGGTGTGTTCGGTGTATCTGTTCGATGCCGACAGCAAACGCTATGTGCTGATGGCCACCGAAGGCCTGAACCCCGAAGCCGTCGGCCGGGTCAGCCTCAGTTCGTCGCAGGGCCTGGTCGGTCTGGTGGGGTCGCGTGAAGAACCCATCAACGTCGATAACGCGCCTGCACACCCCAAGTTTCATTTCCTGTCCGAAACCGGTGAAGATCCGTTTCTGTCTTTCCTGGGCGTGCCGATTATCCACCATAAGCGCCTGATGGGCGTGATGGTGGTGCAGCAGCGCGACAGCCGTCAGTTTGATGAAAGCGAAGAGGCTTTCCTGGTGACCATGTCGGCGCAGCTGGCCGGGGTTATTGCCCATGCTGAAGCCACCGGCAATATTCTGGAAATGTCCGGCCATACCAAAGAGCGCCGCAGTACCCGTTTTAACGGCGCCCCCGGCGCTCCCGGTGTTGGTATCGGTACCGTCTATGTGTTGTCACCACCGGCCGATCTCAGTGGCGTGGTGGATCGTGAGGCTGAATCCGCTGATGAGGAAGTGCAGCGCTTCGATGCCGCCTTACAGGCTGCCCGTGACGAAGTGCGGGCTTTGGCAGCGAAACTCAGTGGCGAATTGCGGCCGGAAGAAATGGCTCTGTTCGATGTCTACCTGAGCATGCTCGACGACAATGCGCTGGGCGCCGAAGTACGCACCCGTATCCGCGAAACCAATAACTGGGCGCAAGGCGCGTTGCGCCAGGTCGTTATGCAGTACGTCGGCCATTTTCAGTTAATGGAAGACGTTTATCTGCGGGAGCGGGCCACCGATATTCTGGATCTCGGCACCCGAATTCTGGCGCATTTACAGGGCAGTGATGCGCATGCGCAGGAGCGTGATTTTCCCGCCGATTGCATTCTGGTCAGCGAAGAACTGACACCGGCTATGTTGGGCGAAGTACCGGCCAGCAAGCTGCGCGGGCTGGTGTCGGTAAAAGGGTCTTCCAACTCGCACGTGGCCATTCTGGCGCGGGCGATGGGGGTTCCGACCGTGATGGGTGTGGTGGATGTGCCCTATACCCAGTTGCATGGGCTGGAGCTGATTGTCGATGGTTATCGCGGGCAGATTTTCTCTTCCCCGACCGATGAACTGCGCCAGCAGTATCAGGCCATTTACGATGAAGAACAGGCCTTGCAACAGGATCTGCAGATACTGCGTGATCTGCCCGCTGAAACCCGGGATGGATATCGGATTCCGTTGTGGGTAAATACCGGCCTGATAACCGATGCGGTGCGCAGCCTCGACCGCGGTGCTGAAGGCGTCGGCCTGTACCGCACCGAAGTGCCTTTTATGATGAAGGACCGCTTCCCCAGCGAAAACGAGCAACAAAAAATTTACCGCCAGCAGCTGGAAACCTTTGCTCCGGCGCCGGTTACCATGCGCACGCTGGATATTGGTGGTGATAAATCACTGACCTATTTTCCGATTAACGAAGCTAACCCCTTCCTCGGTTGGCGCGGTATCCGGGTCACCCTGGATCACCCGGAAATTTTTCTGGTGCAGATCCGCGCCATGATCAAAGCCAGTGAAGGGCTGAACAATCTGCGCGTGATGCTGCCGATGATTTCCAGCGTGAATGAAGTCGATGAAGCGCTGCACCTTATTTACCGCGCCCATGCCGAAGTATTGGAAGAAGGCTTCGATGTCGAGATGCCGCAGGTGGGGGTGATGATTGAAATTCCGGCGGCTGTGTACCAGATCCGTGAGCTGGGGCAGCGGGTCGATTTTCTGTCGGTTGGCAGTAACGACCTGACCCAGTATTTGCTGGCGGTGGACCGTAATAATCCCCGGGTGGCTGATCTGTATCAGGCCTTCCATCCGGCCGTACTCAATGCCCTGAAACAAATCGCCGATGGCGCCCATGCCATTGGTAAGCCGGTAAGTGTCTGCGGTGAACTGGCGGGTAACCCGATGGGGGCGGTGCTGCTGATGGCGATGGGCTACGACATGCTGTCGATGAATGCCACCAACCTGCCGAAAGTGAAATCCGTTATCCGGGGCGTGAACATGGCGTGGGCCAAAGATCTGATGCAACAGGTTCTGACGCTGGAAAGCGCGCCGGTGATTACTGCTACCCTGCAGTTATCGCTGGAAAAAGCCGGTTTTGGCCGCATTATCGGCCCGGCGCGCTGA